From the Hevea brasiliensis isolate MT/VB/25A 57/8 chromosome 15, ASM3005281v1, whole genome shotgun sequence genome, one window contains:
- the LOC110669814 gene encoding E3 ubiquitin-protein ligase DA2L-like yields the protein MRRILLALEGILPLENLCDQENDNNVNGLSQSIRVWNSRNGNSNRMSVQPFRSPVESKEIIRSQYSIKHPPHHSPDRVESEFDLDLEDIMVMEAIWLSIQAHRQELIVHRPHRPRFPW from the exons ATGAGAAGG ATACTTCTAGCTCTTGAAGGAATTTTGCCTTTAGAGAATTTATGCGATCAGGAGAATGACAACAATGTCAACGGATTGTCACAGAGTATTAGAG tatggaACTCAAGGAATGGCAACTCAAATCGAATGTCAG TTCAACCATTTAGGTCTCCTGTGGAAAGTAAGGAAATTATTCGTTCTCAATACTCAATCAAACACCCTCCACATCATAGTCCAGACAG GGTTGAGTCCGAATTTGATCTAGATCTTGAAGACATTATGGTTATGGAGGCTATTTGGCTTTCTATTCag GCCCACCGTCAGGAACTCATCGTCCATCGTCCCCATCGTCCTCGGTTTCCATGGTGA
- the LOC131173858 gene encoding proline-rich receptor-like protein kinase PERK15 isoform X1: MASRWADRPNETRVSTDPNESSSSPEENRSHASESVNYEVIGPRQYSYDQLAKATHYFSNNYLLGEGGFGQVYKAFLDGKIRAVKKLKILPSSKENLGNEIKVAGKVSHKNLVKLGGYGIDGADRLLVFKYFPSKSLRSKLHGESFLLPWIYSFVFFFFFFFVKR; this comes from the exons ATGGCTTCTCGCTGGGCAGATCGCCCCAATGAAACTAGAG TAAGTACAGATCCGAATgaatctagctcatctcctgaggAGAATCGAAGTCATGCATCTGAGTCTGTGAATTATGAAGTTATTGGGCCGAGGCAATATTCATATGATCAACTAGCAAAGGCAACTCATTATTTCTCCAACAACTACCTCCTTGGCGAGGGTGGTTTTGGTCAAGTTTATAAGGCATTCTTAGATGGTAAAATCCGAGCTGTTAAGAAACTTAAAATTCTTCCGAGCTCGAAAGAAAATTTGGGTAATGAGATTAAGGTCGCTGGCAAAGTCAGTCACAAAAATCTTGTTAAGCTGGGTGGATACGGCATTGACGGAGCCGATAGATTGCTTGTTTTCAAGTATTTTCCTAGTAAGTCCTTGAGGTCTAAATTACATGGTGAGTCCTTTCTCTTGCCTTGGATatattcttttgtttttttttttttttttttttttgtcaaaagaTAA
- the LOC131173858 gene encoding proline-rich receptor-like protein kinase PERK15 isoform X2: protein MASRWADRPNETRVSTDPNESSSSPEENRSHASESVNYEVIGPRQYSYDQLAKATHYFSNNYLLGEGGFGQVYKAFLDGKIRAVKKLKILPSSKENLGNEIKVAGKVSHKNLVKLGGYGIDGADRLLVFKYFPSKSLRSKLHDRGSN, encoded by the exons ATGGCTTCTCGCTGGGCAGATCGCCCCAATGAAACTAGAG TAAGTACAGATCCGAATgaatctagctcatctcctgaggAGAATCGAAGTCATGCATCTGAGTCTGTGAATTATGAAGTTATTGGGCCGAGGCAATATTCATATGATCAACTAGCAAAGGCAACTCATTATTTCTCCAACAACTACCTCCTTGGCGAGGGTGGTTTTGGTCAAGTTTATAAGGCATTCTTAGATGGTAAAATCCGAGCTGTTAAGAAACTTAAAATTCTTCCGAGCTCGAAAGAAAATTTGGGTAATGAGATTAAGGTCGCTGGCAAAGTCAGTCACAAAAATCTTGTTAAGCTGGGTGGATACGGCATTGACGGAGCCGATAGATTGCTTGTTTTCAAGTATTTTCCTAGTAAGTCCTTGAGGTCTAAATTACATG ACAGAGGATCCAACTAG